A stretch of the Oxyura jamaicensis isolate SHBP4307 breed ruddy duck chromosome 4, BPBGC_Ojam_1.0, whole genome shotgun sequence genome encodes the following:
- the LOC118166976 gene encoding alcohol dehydrogenase 1-like has product MATSGKVIRCRAAVAWAVGKPLSLEEVEVAPPKAREVRVKIVATGICRTDDHVLEGTFPDTDFPVIPGHEGAGIVESIGEGVTSVKPGDKVILFGLPQCGECCFCKNPDSNYCLKSHLSVSQCLLPDKTSRFTCRGKQIHHFLWISTFAEYTVVPEITLAKVDAAAPLDKVCLLACGFSTGYGAAINTAKVKPGSTCAVFGLGGVGLSVVMGCKAAGASRIIAVDINKEKFARAKELGATECISPRDFKKPVQEVLTEMTGYGVDYSFEVIGTADTMTAALASCNMNTGVCVVVGVLPSGTVVPIDPLLFLSGRTCKGTLLGGWKMRDSIPKLVSSYLEKKFNSDLLITHTLPITKINEGFELLRAGKSVRTVLLF; this is encoded by the exons ATGGCCACTTCTGGAAAA gTTATCCgatgcagagctgctgttgccTGGGCAGTGGGCAAACCACTCTCTCTCGAGGAGGTGGAGGTTGCACCTCCAAAGGCGCGTGAAGTCCGTGTCAAG ATAGTGGCCACAGGGATTTGTCGCACAGATGACCATGTTCTGGAAGGTACCTTTCCTGATACAGATTTCCCAGTCATCCCTGGCCATGAAGGAGCTGGCATTGTGGAGAGCATTGGAGAAGGAGTGACCTCTGTGAAACCAG GAGACAAAGTCATCCTCTTTGGCCTTCCTCAGTGTGGGGAATGCTGCTTCTGCAAGAATCCTGACTCCAACTACTGCCTGAAGTCACA CCTCTCCGTGTCACAGTGCCTGCTGCCCGACAAGACCAGCAGGTTCACATGCCGAGGGAAACAGATCCACCACTTCCTCTGGATCAGCACCTTTGCAGAGTACACTGTTGTGCCGGAGATCACCCTTGCCAAGGTAGATGCTGCTGCGCCTCTGGACAAAGTCTGCTTGCTGGCCTGCGGTTTTTCCACAGGCTACGGGGCTGCCATCAACACCGCCAAG GTAAAACCGGGCTCCACCTGCGCCGTCTTTGGCCTCGGAGGAGTTGGCCTCTCCGTTGTCATGGGCTGCAAGGCGGCCGGGGCTTCTCGCATCATCGCCGTTGATATCAACAAGGAGAAATTTGCCAGGgccaaggagctgggagccaCCGAGTGCATCAGCCCTCGGGACTTCAAGAAGCCTGTTCAGGAGGTGCTCACCGAGATGACCGGGTACGGCGTGGACTACTCCTTCGAGGTCATCGGGACAGCTGATACCATG ACTGCTGCCCTGGCCTCTTGCAATATGAACACTGGTGTCTGCGTGGTGGTTGGAGTATTACCATCTGGTACAGTGGTTCCCATCGatcctttgctttttctaagTGGCCGAACCTGTAAAGGGACTCTACTTGGAG GCTGGAAGATGAGAGATTCCATCCCCAAACTAGTCTCCAGCTATTTGGAGAAGAAATTTAACTCTGACTTGCTGATCACGCACACGCTGCCGATCACTAAAATCAACGAGGGATTTGAATTGTTACGCGCAGGCAAAAG CGTCCGCACCGTCCTGCTCTTCTGA